A single region of the Hyphomicrobiales bacterium genome encodes:
- a CDS encoding Protease-4, producing the protein MSFEADLLVDRKRLRRKLTWWRAAVFLVLILAVGAVAWAFRDKVSGGQAQIARISLSGFISGDERTLNLIRDVGNSRAVSAVLVEISSPGGTTSGAERVYNALRELSAKKPTVAVVGGLAASGGYIAAIGTDRIVALETSLVGSIGVLMQYPNVEGLLNTIGVKMEEVKSSPLKAAPNGFEPTSPAARAALESLIADSYAWFKRLVRERRKFDDTQLTVVADGRVFTGHQAAELGLIDQIGDRREAIRWLEEEKKVARDLPVREWKRSGSDGTFGLWSALAIGAQSAGLTDIAAIFDRLDNQLAADRLDGLLALWHPALEK; encoded by the coding sequence ATGTCCTTCGAGGCCGATCTTCTTGTCGATCGCAAGCGTCTCCGGCGCAAGCTGACCTGGTGGCGCGCGGCGGTATTCCTCGTCCTCATTCTCGCAGTCGGGGCTGTTGCCTGGGCTTTCCGCGACAAGGTCAGCGGCGGTCAGGCGCAGATCGCGCGGATATCCTTGTCCGGCTTCATCAGCGGCGATGAGCGCACGCTCAACCTCATTCGCGATGTCGGCAACAGCCGGGCCGTGAGCGCGGTGCTCGTCGAGATCTCGAGCCCGGGTGGTACGACGTCCGGCGCGGAGAGGGTCTATAACGCGCTGCGAGAACTGTCGGCGAAGAAGCCGACTGTCGCCGTTGTCGGCGGGCTTGCCGCATCCGGCGGCTATATCGCGGCCATCGGCACGGACCGCATCGTCGCTTTGGAGACATCCCTCGTCGGCTCGATCGGCGTGCTGATGCAATATCCGAATGTCGAGGGGCTCCTCAACACCATCGGGGTGAAGATGGAAGAGGTGAAGTCCAGCCCCCTGAAGGCCGCGCCCAACGGGTTCGAGCCAACCTCTCCGGCGGCGCGCGCTGCCCTCGAATCCCTCATCGCCGACAGCTACGCCTGGTTCAAGCGGTTGGTGCGCGAGCGGCGCAAGTTCGATGATACGCAGCTGACCGTGGTTGCCGACGGGCGCGTGTTCACGGGCCACCAGGCGGCCGAGCTCGGCCTCATCGACCAGATCGGCGACCGCCGCGAGGCTATTCGTTGGCTGGAAGAAGAAAAGAAAGTCGCCCGGGATCTTCCCGTGCGCGAATGGAAACGCTCCGGATCGGACGGAACCTTCGGGCTGTGGAGTGCATTGGCGATCGGCGCGCAGAGTGCGGGCCTGACTGACATTGCGGCGATTTTTGACCGTCTTGACAATCAATTAGCCGCTGACCGCCTTGACGGACTTCTCGCCCTCTGGCACCCTGCACTCGAAAAATAG
- the ihfB gene encoding integration host factor subunit beta has product MIKSELVLLIAEQNPHLYQRDVENIVNAILDEITRALARGDRVELRGFGAFSVKKRDARVGRNPRTGETVSVAEKMIPVFKTGKEMRQRLNGGTPTTRSRGAARARA; this is encoded by the coding sequence ATGATCAAGTCGGAACTGGTGCTGCTCATTGCTGAGCAAAACCCGCATCTCTACCAACGAGATGTTGAGAACATCGTGAACGCCATCCTGGACGAGATCACGCGGGCCTTGGCCCGTGGCGACCGGGTGGAGTTGCGCGGCTTCGGGGCCTTCTCGGTGAAGAAGCGCGATGCCCGCGTTGGACGTAATCCGCGTACGGGCGAGACCGTGTCGGTCGCGGAAAAGATGATACCCGTGTTCAAGACCGGCAAGGAGATGCGGCAGCGGCTCAATGGCGGCACCCCAACCACCCGCAGCCGTGGTGCCGCCCGCGCGCGGGCATGA
- the rpsA gene encoding 30S ribosomal subunit protein S1 gives MSVSVNHAPSREDFAALLEESFGEHESHEGTVVKGIVVAIEKDVAVIDIGLKTEGRVALKEFMGPGRDQVLKVGDEVEVYLERVENALGEAVISRDKARREESWVKLEKAFEANEKVTGVIFNQVKGGYTVDLDGAVAFLPRSQVDIRPVRDVTPLIGQPQPFQILKMDRRRGNIVVSRRTVLEETRAEARSELVANLEEGQVIEGVVKNITEYGAFVDLGGIDGLLHVTDMAWRRVNHPTDVVTIGQSVKVKIIKINHETHRISLGIKQLLADPWEGIAARYPLEARFKGRVTNITDYGAFVELEPGIEGLIHVSEMSWTKKNVHPGKIVSTSQEVEVQILEVDPVKRRISLGLKQTLQNPWEAFAEKFPAGATVEGEVKNKTEFGLFIGLDGDVDGMVHLTDLDWNRPGEQVIEEFKKGDVVRAVVLDVDVEKERISLGIKQLEGDPFADAGELRKGAIVTCEVLEVKDSGIEVKIVDTDMTSFIRRAELARERGDQRPERFAAGEKVDARVVQFDRKARRIQLSIKALEVAEEKEAIAQYGSSDSGASLGDILGAALKRANEKK, from the coding sequence ATGTCCGTTTCCGTCAATCACGCCCCGTCCCGCGAGGATTTCGCGGCGCTTCTCGAGGAATCCTTTGGTGAGCACGAGTCTCACGAGGGCACCGTCGTCAAGGGCATCGTCGTCGCCATCGAGAAGGACGTGGCCGTCATCGACATCGGCCTGAAGACCGAAGGGCGCGTCGCCCTGAAGGAATTCATGGGCCCCGGCCGCGACCAGGTCCTCAAGGTGGGTGACGAGGTCGAGGTCTATCTGGAGCGCGTCGAGAATGCGCTCGGTGAAGCCGTCATCTCGCGTGACAAAGCTCGCCGTGAAGAGAGCTGGGTCAAGCTCGAGAAGGCCTTCGAGGCCAACGAGAAGGTCACGGGCGTCATCTTCAACCAGGTCAAGGGTGGCTACACCGTCGATCTCGACGGCGCCGTCGCCTTCCTGCCGCGCAGCCAGGTCGACATCCGCCCCGTGCGCGACGTCACTCCGCTGATCGGCCAGCCCCAGCCCTTCCAGATCCTCAAGATGGATCGTCGCCGCGGCAATATCGTCGTGTCGCGCCGTACCGTCCTCGAGGAAACCCGCGCCGAGGCACGCTCCGAGCTCGTGGCCAACCTCGAAGAGGGTCAGGTCATCGAGGGCGTGGTCAAGAACATCACCGAATACGGTGCGTTCGTTGATCTCGGCGGCATCGACGGCCTGCTGCATGTCACCGACATGGCATGGCGTCGCGTCAACCACCCGACCGACGTCGTCACCATCGGCCAGTCGGTCAAGGTCAAGATCATCAAGATCAACCACGAGACGCACCGCATCTCGCTGGGCATCAAGCAGCTTCTGGCTGATCCGTGGGAAGGCATCGCCGCCCGCTATCCGCTCGAGGCGCGCTTCAAGGGCCGCGTGACCAACATCACCGACTACGGCGCCTTCGTGGAGCTGGAGCCGGGGATCGAGGGCCTCATCCACGTCTCCGAGATGTCCTGGACGAAGAAGAACGTCCACCCCGGCAAGATCGTCTCGACCTCCCAGGAAGTCGAAGTGCAGATCCTCGAGGTCGATCCGGTCAAGCGCCGCATCTCGCTCGGTCTCAAGCAGACCCTGCAGAACCCGTGGGAAGCCTTCGCCGAGAAGTTCCCGGCCGGCGCCACCGTCGAAGGCGAGGTCAAGAACAAGACCGAGTTCGGTCTGTTCATCGGTCTCGACGGCGACGTGGACGGCATGGTCCATCTCACCGACCTCGACTGGAACCGTCCGGGCGAGCAGGTCATCGAAGAGTTCAAGAAGGGTGACGTCGTTCGCGCCGTCGTTCTGGACGTCGATGTGGAGAAGGAGCGTATCTCGCTCGGTATCAAGCAGCTCGAGGGTGACCCCTTCGCCGATGCCGGCGAGCTCAGGAAGGGCGCCATCGTCACCTGCGAGGTTCTCGAGGTGAAGGACAGCGGCATCGAGGTGAAGATCGTCGATACCGACATGACCTCCTTCATCCGTCGCGCCGAGCTTGCCCGCGAGCGTGGCGACCAGCGTCCGGAGCGTTTCGCTGCCGGCGAGAAGGTCGACGCCCGCGTGGTCCAGTTCGACCGCAAGGCGCGCCGCATCCAGCTCTCCATCAAGGCGCTGGAAGTGGCCGAGGAGAAGGAAGCCATCGCTCAGTACGGCTCGTCCGACTCGGGCGCCTCGCTCGGCGACATCCTCGGGGCCGCCCTCAAGCGCGCCAACGAGAAGAAGTGA
- a CDS encoding conserved hypothetical protein (Evidence 4 : Unknown function but conserved in other organisms) has product MKRFLKALVLLPLALIVVLLSVANRGIVRVSLDPFSPDQPMASLEMPLFVALFLCVMLGVIIGGVVVWAAQGKHRKVVRQQRRELERMRVGRVEHRPQSQAVATIPPI; this is encoded by the coding sequence ATGAAGCGGTTTCTGAAAGCACTCGTGCTCCTGCCGCTTGCCCTCATCGTCGTGCTCCTGTCTGTTGCCAATCGCGGCATCGTCCGGGTGTCACTCGATCCGTTCTCCCCCGACCAGCCGATGGCCAGCCTTGAAATGCCGCTGTTCGTCGCGCTGTTCCTGTGCGTCATGCTGGGCGTCATCATCGGTGGCGTTGTCGTCTGGGCGGCGCAGGGCAAGCACCGCAAGGTCGTGCGCCAGCAGAGGCGCGAACTGGAGCGCATGCGCGTGGGGCGGGTGGAGCATCGCCCGCAGTCGCAGGCGGTAGCCACGATTCCGCCCATTTGA
- a CDS encoding putative heat shock protein YegD (Evidence 3 : Putative function from multiple computational evidences): MTIAANAPVERTDGDIAAIGIDFGTTNSVVALAHHDGRVTTRSFPTHAGPVDAYRSALMFWREGRPPASSVRHASGPDALNMAIDMTSEHRFLQSLKTHLSSRAFQDTRLFGKLYSLEDLIGVFLGDLTANLQGLDNLSLVSGRPVVFAGDRPDEDLALRRLTAAYAAGGMAKVDYAYEPLGAAYWYARDLARAETMLVADFGGGTSDFSVMRFEPGGDAGRLKTIPLSHAGVGVAGDSFDYRIIEHAVSPRLGKNTRYRSFDKWLPVPAHYHAAFAQWHRLSLMKSRETMAELRALIRDSEDPAKLEDLLAVIEYDLGYALYRAVSAAKIALSSADEALLSFNEMDVKIEATIKRADFDRWIADDVAAIERALDEALARAGLAPEAIEAVFMTGGTSHVPSVRALFDRRFGPERIHVGDAFRSVASGLALIALDRQRAVSAA; the protein is encoded by the coding sequence GTGACAATCGCTGCGAATGCCCCAGTTGAGAGGACTGATGGCGATATTGCCGCCATCGGCATCGATTTCGGCACGACGAACAGCGTCGTCGCGCTGGCTCACCACGACGGGCGCGTCACGACCCGCAGCTTCCCAACGCATGCCGGCCCGGTGGATGCCTATCGTTCGGCCCTGATGTTCTGGCGCGAGGGACGGCCGCCGGCCAGTTCCGTTCGCCACGCCAGCGGCCCGGACGCGCTCAACATGGCGATCGACATGACGAGCGAGCACCGCTTCCTGCAGTCGCTCAAGACGCATCTGTCGAGCCGCGCCTTCCAGGACACGCGTCTCTTCGGCAAGCTTTACAGTCTCGAAGATCTGATTGGCGTCTTCCTGGGCGATCTCACAGCCAATCTCCAGGGGCTCGACAACCTGTCGCTCGTTTCCGGACGCCCGGTCGTCTTTGCGGGAGACCGGCCCGACGAGGATCTCGCGCTGCGCCGTCTCACCGCCGCTTATGCGGCCGGCGGCATGGCAAAGGTGGATTATGCCTACGAGCCGCTGGGCGCGGCCTATTGGTATGCGCGCGACCTCGCCCGAGCCGAGACGATGCTCGTCGCTGACTTCGGCGGCGGCACCAGCGACTTCTCGGTCATGCGCTTCGAGCCCGGCGGCGATGCCGGGCGCCTCAAGACCATTCCACTCTCCCATGCCGGTGTCGGCGTGGCGGGGGATAGCTTCGATTACCGAATCATCGAGCACGCCGTTTCCCCGCGCCTCGGCAAGAACACGCGCTACCGCTCCTTCGACAAATGGCTGCCGGTGCCGGCGCATTACCACGCCGCCTTCGCGCAATGGCATCGCCTCTCGCTGATGAAGAGCCGTGAGACCATGGCCGAGCTCAGGGCCTTGATCCGGGATTCCGAGGACCCGGCCAAGCTGGAGGATCTCCTCGCCGTCATCGAGTATGACCTTGGCTATGCCCTCTACCGGGCGGTTTCCGCCGCGAAAATCGCCCTCTCGTCGGCAGACGAGGCGCTCCTGTCCTTCAATGAAATGGACGTGAAGATCGAGGCGACGATCAAGCGGGCCGATTTCGACCGATGGATCGCTGATGACGTCGCCGCCATCGAGAGGGCGCTCGATGAGGCTCTCGCCCGTGCCGGCCTCGCTCCCGAGGCTATCGAGGCGGTCTTCATGACGGGCGGCACCTCGCATGTACCAAGCGTGCGCGCCCTGTTCGACCGGCGCTTTGGCCCCGAGCGTATCCATGTGGGTGACGCGTTCCGTTCCGTCGCGAGCGGCCTTGCCTTGATCGCGCTCGATCGTCAACGCGCCGTCTCGGCCGCCTGA
- a CDS encoding hypothetical protein (Evidence 5 : Unknown function), with amino-acid sequence MASHATFVTHRPAVRPKLFQANNARQIRTSRHIEPMVGNVWYVRAIPPRGGFRNKMLDLGTRKGRGITHPDALPKDAASCWTAQL; translated from the coding sequence TTGGCAAGCCATGCGACTTTCGTCACGCATCGCCCCGCAGTCAGGCCAAAACTCTTTCAGGCCAATAATGCGAGGCAAATACGGACGAGCCGGCACATCGAACCGATGGTCGGGAACGTCTGGTATGTCCGTGCGATTCCGCCCCGGGGCGGATTTCGCAACAAGATGTTGGATCTTGGAACACGGAAAGGGCGCGGAATAACGCACCCTGACGCGCTGCCAAAAGATGCAGCGTCTTGCTGGACGGCACAGCTATAA
- the trpA gene encoding Tryptophan synthase alpha chain — MSRIDAKFAAVKAEGRAALVTFVTAGDPDHDTSLSIIKALPGAGADLIEIGMPFTDPMADGPAIQLSSQRALKGGQTLTKTLAMVAAFRETDNETPIILMGYYNPIYIYGVPRFLADAKAAGVDGLIVVDLPPEEDVELCLPALEAGIAFIRLATPTTNDRRLPTVLANTSGFVYYVSINGITGSATPDFGEVGLAVDRIKAHTHLPVVVGFGVKGRAHAAEVAKVADGVVVGSALVDTVRRSLDADSKAGVGTVDAVIGLVRELAAGVRDGQRIRA, encoded by the coding sequence ATGAGCCGTATCGACGCCAAATTCGCCGCCGTGAAGGCGGAGGGACGCGCCGCGCTGGTCACTTTCGTGACGGCGGGTGATCCCGATCACGATACGTCGCTCTCCATCATCAAGGCCCTGCCCGGTGCCGGCGCCGACCTCATCGAGATCGGCATGCCCTTCACCGATCCGATGGCCGATGGCCCGGCCATCCAGCTCTCGTCGCAACGCGCGCTCAAGGGCGGGCAGACGCTCACGAAGACACTGGCGATGGTCGCCGCCTTCCGTGAGACCGACAACGAGACGCCGATCATCCTCATGGGCTACTACAACCCCATCTATATCTACGGCGTGCCCCGTTTCCTGGCCGACGCCAAGGCTGCCGGCGTCGATGGCTTGATCGTCGTGGACCTGCCGCCTGAGGAAGACGTCGAACTCTGCCTGCCGGCGCTTGAAGCCGGCATCGCCTTCATCCGGCTCGCGACCCCGACCACCAACGACAGGCGGTTGCCGACGGTGCTCGCGAATACCAGCGGATTCGTTTATTACGTCTCCATTAACGGTATTACCGGCTCGGCGACCCCCGACTTCGGGGAAGTGGGCCTGGCGGTTGACCGGATCAAGGCGCATACCCACCTTCCTGTTGTGGTGGGCTTTGGTGTGAAGGGCCGTGCCCACGCGGCTGAGGTGGCGAAGGTCGCCGATGGCGTCGTCGTCGGATCGGCACTTGTCGATACGGTGCGCCGTTCGCTGGATGCGGACAGCAAGGCCGGGGTGGGGACTGTCGATGCAGTCATCGGCCTGGTCAGGGAACTTGCCGCCGGTGTACGCGACGGCCAGCGCATCAGGGCGTGA
- the accD gene encoding acetyl-CoA carboxyltransferase subunit beta, protein MNWISDVVRPKIKTLFKREVPENLWIKCPDTGQMVFHKDVEANLYVIPGSNYHLRMTATNRLKAMFDDARWEAIPTPEAAIDPLKFRDEKRYVDRLRDAKAKTGMQDAVLVGVGEVEGQKTTIAVQDFEFMGGSLGMAAGDAIITGLDTARSRGTPFVLFVSSGGARMQEGILSLMQMPRTTVAVQRLRDAKLPYIVVLTNPTTGGVTASYAMLGDVHIAEPGALIGFAGPRVIEQTIREKLPPGFQRSEYLKDHGMVDMVVHRHDLKATIARLNGLLTRTPAASAAEVKDEPAPEPQVLEAAAE, encoded by the coding sequence ATGAATTGGATCTCCGACGTCGTTCGGCCGAAGATCAAAACGCTCTTCAAGCGCGAAGTGCCGGAGAATCTGTGGATCAAGTGCCCCGATACGGGGCAGATGGTGTTCCACAAGGACGTCGAGGCCAATCTCTACGTCATTCCGGGCTCCAACTATCATCTGCGCATGACGGCGACCAATCGCCTGAAGGCGATGTTCGACGATGCGCGATGGGAAGCGATCCCGACGCCTGAGGCTGCGATCGATCCGCTCAAGTTCCGCGATGAAAAGCGCTACGTCGACCGTCTGCGCGACGCCAAGGCCAAAACCGGCATGCAGGATGCCGTGCTCGTCGGCGTCGGCGAGGTCGAGGGCCAGAAGACGACCATCGCTGTCCAGGACTTCGAATTCATGGGCGGGTCGCTCGGGATGGCGGCCGGCGACGCCATCATCACCGGCCTCGATACCGCGCGCAGCCGCGGCACGCCTTTCGTTCTCTTCGTATCATCGGGCGGCGCGCGCATGCAGGAGGGTATCCTCTCGCTCATGCAGATGCCGCGCACGACGGTCGCCGTACAGCGCCTCCGGGACGCCAAGCTCCCCTATATCGTCGTGTTGACGAACCCGACCACCGGCGGCGTCACGGCGTCCTATGCCATGCTGGGCGATGTCCATATCGCAGAGCCCGGCGCTCTCATCGGCTTCGCCGGACCGCGCGTCATCGAGCAGACCATCCGCGAGAAGCTGCCGCCGGGCTTCCAGCGCTCCGAGTATCTCAAGGACCATGGCATGGTCGACATGGTCGTCCATCGCCATGACCTGAAGGCGACGATCGCTCGCCTGAACGGGCTTCTGACGCGGACGCCCGCCGCATCGGCGGCTGAGGTGAAGGACGAGCCCGCGCCTGAACCCCAGGTGCTGGAGGCCGCCGCAGAGTAG
- the trmB gene encoding tRNA (guanine-N(7)-)-methyltransferase — protein sequence MRRDWPGSPGHYHFWGRQRDGDETGMIETEERRGAFWGRRVGHKLREHQSELMDVLLPHLMVPEGPLPPSEELFGRPMDDLWLEIGFGGGEHLLTRAEANRDIGFIGCEPFINGMAKLLAGIEERGLDNIRLFDEDAALLLPRLRAASVGRAFLLYPDPWPKRRHRKRRFVSDATLKALARALKPGAAFCFATDIDDYAAWTLARILRAPDFAWVADGPDDWRRPWAGWPGTRYEAKALREGRIPGYFTFIRQ from the coding sequence ATGAGGCGGGATTGGCCGGGTTCGCCCGGCCATTACCATTTTTGGGGCCGTCAACGCGACGGTGACGAGACGGGTATGATCGAGACCGAAGAAAGACGCGGCGCATTCTGGGGCCGCCGGGTGGGGCACAAGCTGCGCGAGCACCAGTCCGAACTCATGGACGTGCTTTTGCCGCATCTCATGGTGCCGGAAGGGCCGCTGCCGCCTTCCGAGGAGCTGTTCGGCCGCCCGATGGACGATCTGTGGCTCGAGATCGGCTTCGGTGGCGGCGAACATCTGCTGACGCGGGCTGAAGCCAACCGCGATATCGGCTTCATCGGCTGCGAGCCGTTCATCAATGGCATGGCCAAGCTGCTGGCCGGCATCGAGGAACGGGGACTCGACAATATTCGCCTGTTCGACGAGGACGCGGCGCTCCTTCTGCCACGCCTCCGGGCGGCCAGCGTCGGACGCGCCTTCCTGCTTTATCCGGATCCCTGGCCGAAGCGGCGGCATCGCAAGCGGCGCTTCGTCTCCGATGCGACCTTGAAAGCGCTCGCGCGCGCGCTGAAGCCAGGCGCGGCGTTCTGCTTTGCGACGGATATCGACGATTATGCGGCCTGGACGTTGGCCCGCATCCTGCGCGCGCCCGACTTCGCGTGGGTAGCGGACGGCCCCGACGACTGGCGCAGGCCGTGGGCCGGCTGGCCCGGAACGCGCTATGAGGCGAAAGCGCTGCGTGAAGGACGGATACCGGGCTATTTCACCTTCATTCGCCAGTAA
- the trpB gene encoding tryptophan synthase subunit beta: MTSEPNSYRTGPDEHGHFGQFGGRFVAETLMPNLLELEAAYAAAKADPAFARDMANYHTHYVGRPSPLYFAERLTEHVREQAAAKGGSGGARIYLKREELNHTGSHKVNNVLGQILLARRMGKTRIIAETGAGQHGVATATLCARFGLECVVYMGAVDVERQKPNVFRMEMLGAKVVPVQSGSRTLKDAMNDALRDWVTNVDNTFYCIGTVAGPHPYPSIVRDFQVIIGNEVRAQIMEAEGRLPDSLVACVGGGSNAIGLFHPFLDDRGIEIFGVEAAGHGLSTDAHAASISGGRPGVLHGNRTYLLMDDDGQIIEAHSISAGLDYPGIGPEHSWLHDVGRVNYIGATDAEALSAFQLLSKLEGIIPALESAHAVAKAVELAAARPRDHIMVVNLSGRGDKDVSQVAEMLGSSLS, from the coding sequence GTGACCAGCGAGCCGAATTCCTATCGGACGGGACCCGACGAACATGGGCACTTCGGGCAGTTCGGCGGCCGCTTCGTGGCCGAGACGCTCATGCCCAACCTGCTTGAGCTGGAGGCGGCCTATGCCGCCGCCAAGGCTGACCCCGCCTTCGCCAGGGACATGGCGAACTACCACACGCATTATGTCGGGCGCCCGAGCCCGCTCTATTTCGCGGAGCGGCTGACGGAACATGTGCGTGAGCAGGCTGCCGCCAAGGGCGGCAGCGGCGGTGCCAGGATCTATCTGAAGCGCGAGGAGCTCAATCATACGGGCTCCCACAAGGTCAACAACGTGCTCGGGCAGATCCTGCTCGCGCGTCGCATGGGCAAGACACGCATCATCGCCGAGACCGGCGCCGGGCAGCATGGCGTGGCGACGGCAACGCTCTGCGCGCGCTTCGGCCTCGAATGCGTGGTCTATATGGGTGCCGTGGACGTAGAGCGGCAGAAGCCGAACGTCTTCCGCATGGAGATGCTGGGCGCCAAGGTCGTTCCCGTGCAGTCGGGCTCGCGCACCCTGAAGGACGCGATGAACGACGCCCTGCGCGACTGGGTGACCAACGTCGACAACACCTTCTACTGCATCGGCACTGTGGCCGGCCCACATCCCTACCCCAGCATCGTGCGCGATTTCCAGGTCATCATCGGCAATGAAGTCCGCGCGCAGATCATGGAAGCAGAGGGACGGCTGCCGGATTCGCTCGTCGCCTGCGTCGGCGGCGGCTCCAATGCCATCGGCCTGTTCCATCCCTTCCTGGATGACCGCGGCATCGAGATCTTCGGCGTGGAGGCCGCCGGCCACGGCCTCTCGACGGACGCTCATGCCGCCTCGATCAGCGGCGGCCGTCCGGGAGTGCTGCACGGCAACCGCACCTATCTCCTCATGGACGACGACGGCCAGATCATCGAGGCCCACTCGATCTCGGCCGGCCTCGACTATCCCGGCATCGGCCCGGAGCATTCCTGGCTGCATGACGTCGGCCGGGTGAACTATATCGGCGCGACCGATGCCGAGGCGCTCTCTGCCTTCCAGCTTCTTTCCAAGCTCGAGGGCATCATTCCCGCGCTCGAATCCGCCCACGCGGTCGCCAAGGCCGTCGAACTCGCCGCCGCGCGCCCGCGAGACCACATCATGGTCGTCAACCTGTCCGGCCGCGGCGACAAGGACGTTTCGCAGGTCGCGGAGATGTTGGGGAGCAGCCTGTCATGA
- the trpF gene encoding N-(5'-phosphoribosyl)anthranilate isomerase codes for MTIVKICGLSTPDTMAAALDSGADMIGLVFFAKSPRYVDLETARSLAEQARGRAAIAALTVDADDAALQGVIAATRPDILQLHGRETAERIADIRMRFRRPVMKAVGIASAEDVTAARHLAATFAAAGSQDRMLLDAKPPKDAALPGGNGLPFDRNLIAGLDLALPFMVSGGLDPASVAEAIKLVAPWGVDVSSGVERAPGVKDPARIEAFIRAARAAGVDGGETRGRVP; via the coding sequence GTGACCATCGTCAAGATCTGTGGGCTGAGTACGCCCGATACCATGGCCGCGGCGCTTGACAGCGGCGCCGACATGATCGGCCTCGTTTTTTTTGCCAAGAGCCCGCGTTACGTCGATCTCGAGACCGCGCGATCACTCGCCGAGCAGGCACGCGGTCGTGCAGCCATCGCGGCCCTCACGGTCGATGCCGATGACGCGGCCCTCCAGGGCGTCATCGCCGCAACCAGGCCGGACATCCTGCAGCTGCATGGCCGTGAAACGGCTGAGCGCATAGCCGACATCCGGATGCGTTTCCGCCGGCCGGTGATGAAGGCCGTCGGCATTGCCTCCGCGGAGGATGTCACTGCGGCGCGGCATCTTGCGGCGACCTTCGCTGCGGCCGGGAGCCAGGATCGGATGCTACTGGACGCCAAGCCGCCCAAGGATGCTGCACTGCCGGGCGGAAACGGCTTGCCCTTCGACCGAAACCTCATCGCCGGGCTTGACCTCGCACTGCCGTTCATGGTGTCAGGAGGGCTTGATCCCGCGAGCGTGGCCGAGGCCATAAAGCTCGTCGCCCCTTGGGGTGTTGATGTCTCGTCAGGGGTCGAGCGGGCACCGGGTGTCAAGGACCCTGCCCGGATCGAGGCTTTCATCAGGGCCGCCCGCGCTGCAGGCGTCGACGGCGGAGAGACGAGGGGCAGAGTGCCGTGA